A region of the bacterium BMS3Abin14 genome:
CACCGATCTTCACGGGGCCGGCGCTCTCACCCGATTTCCGTTTTCTCACAACACCGACATACCGCCCCGGGGGAAGCGCCAGGGAGAACGCGCCGTCCGGTCCCGTGGGCTCCGAGATAACCCTGGCCGGCGCAAAAATATCCTCACCCTCGCCATAGATGTAGAGACGCGCTTCGCTCAGGGGAACCGTGACAGTCCCCGAAACGGTGGACGGGCCGGCCTTATCCGTTTTGGAACAACCGGAGATGAGGATCAGGATGACCGCCATCATGACCGGCATGGCCACCAGGGGAATAACAGGTCTGGGCTGTCTAGAAATCCAGCGGTTCATATATATCCCTCCCGGATACTCCAGCGATTCTGAACCCTTTTTTCAGCTCCAGGGCAAGCGCTTCACGGGCAACGTGGTGTTCCCTCCAGGTATTGTCGAAGATACTGAGACTGAAGGGGATCCTCACACCCGGGGTAAAAACACGGTCGCCGGAATCACCCGTGGCCAGGCTTCTTCGGAAGAGGACGTGCCATTTTCCATTGTTCCAGTCCGATACGGCGCCGACGTCAGCCTCCTTGCCGGTGGGGGCCGTCAACAAAAAGTAGGGGGCCGTGGGAACGCCGGACGACCAATCCACCCCCTTCGCGGGCCCGGCTTCCCCCTCGGCTGCGTTCAGAACGGGAATAACCTGGCCTCCGTCGCCCCGCTTCCCGTCATGGTCGATAACCATGTCATCGACGGCCCCGAACGGGGCCGTCACCCCGGCCCTCCACCTCCACAGGTCGAGGATTCCTTTGCCGGGATTCTTCATCTCCATTCGGATCCGTGTCCCACCGTCGTAAACGTCCACGTCCACCATGTGGCATGTGTTCTGACACCGGAATTCGGAATCTCCCGGCTGCCCCCACAAAAAGGCGATCCCGTCATCCGCGCCCGGGTTTACGGCCCAGCCGGCATCCCCCAATTCCCAGCTGCCCAGATCTTCGTCCCTGGTAGGGTCCCCCCACTGGGCCAGGATGAAGATCTCCGACGGCGAGTAAAGGGCCTGAAGACGGACCCGAACCGGCTCGGACGAAGAAGGCCCGTGATGGCACTGGGCGGTAGACCGATGGCTGGTCTCACTGTCCAGCGCGACGATCTCCGACGGCTCGTGGACATTTCCCATCCAGGCAGTAAAATCAAGAGGCACAGCCCTCGACCAGTCGGATGCCGTAGGCTCCCCATTTACCGGCATTGCGACCAGCACACCCGTCTCAAAAGGGCTGGAACATGACGAACTCAGCAGCGCCAGGCCGATCAGCATAAGAAGGTAAAAATGTGTCCTCAAATCAGTCACCCGCTTTTAAGATACAGTCCAGAGTCCAGAGTAAGCCAAGAACCAGGGTCTAGAAAACCTCGATACCTCCATGCTGTCTTCCCTACAGCTTACAGCCTTCAGCCTATAGCCTGTTTTTCCCCCTCGCCCATGCACTCCTGCACTCCTGCACCCATGCTCCCTCTCACCCATACTCCCATACCCCCAGACTTCGACACTTTATTATCTACGATTGACAGCAAGGTTCGTACCAACAGGACAGTCCAGAGTCCAGTGTCCAGAGTACGCCAAGAACCAGGGTCGGGGTCCAACTCACACCATGCGGTACTTGGCCATCTTGTAGCGCAGGGTGGTCCTCTTGATGCCGAGTTCACGGGCCGTACGGGTCTGGCTACCGCCGTTTTTCTCCAGAGTTCTGACAAGGATCTGTCTTTCAATGGCTTCGACTATCTGCGTTAAGGTCCTTCCGCCGCCGGGCAGGCCTTCAATATTTTCCCCTCCCCTCAGTTCCTCCGGAAGATCCCGCAGGGTAACGGCGTCACCCCTGCAAAGGACCACGGCCCTTTCCATGACGTTTTCCAGCTCCCTGACGTTGCCTTTCCAGTCATAGGCCTTCAGGGCCACGATAACCTCCGGGGCAATCCCGGAAAGCCTCTTGTTCATTTCGGAGCAGTACTTCCCGAGAAAGTGCTCTGCCAGTAACTCCACGTCCTCCTGTCGTTCCCGGAGAGCAGGAACCCTGATGTGCACTACGTTGAGACGGTAGAAAAGATCCTCTCTGAATCCCCCCTCCGTCACCATTTCCCTCAGGTTTCTGTTGGTGGCCGCAACTATCCTGGCATCGCTTCGAAGGAGCCGCGCCCCCCCGACCCGCTCGAATTCATGGGACTGGAGGAACCGCAGCAGCTTGACCTGAGCCGGAGGGTTCAGCTCTCCGATCTCGTCGATAAACAGGGTGCCGCCATCAGCAAGCTCAAATCTGCCCTTTCTTGTCGCCACGGCGCCGGAGAAAGCACCCCTTTCGTGGCCGAACAGTTCGCTCTCGAGGACGCCGTCGGCCAGGGCGCCGCAATTGACCACCACGAAGGGGCGATCCTTACGGCCGCTGTTTCTGTGGATGGCCATGGCAACGAGTTCTTTCCCCGTCCCGCTTTCCCCCTCAATGAGAACGCTTGCCATGGAAGGCGCCACGCTCAGAGCCAGGTCCATGACCTCGCGCATCTTTTCCGACACACCGATGATGCCCTTCAGATCGTATCGCCCGTGGATCTCATCCAGAAGCATATTCCTCTCGCTCACGAGCCGTTCATGCTCGAAGACCTTTGCCACCACTATCTTCAACTCATCCATCTGAAACGGCTTGGTGATATAATCGAAAGCCCCCAGCTTCATGGCTTCCACGGCGGACTCCACCGTGGCGTAGGCCGTTATCATGATAACCGGCAGGACACGGTCCATGCTGCGTATCCTTTTTAAAAGCTCGATACCATCCATTCCAGGCATGTCAATATCAGCGATAACGAGATGCCATTCCTCGCCCTCGATGAGGTGGATGGCCTCCTCTCCGCCCGAAATGGCCATGGCATAGTGCCCCACTTTCTCCATCACCCTCGAAAGAAGGCCCCTCATGCCAGGTTCGTCGTCCACTATAAGGATTTTCCTGCTCATTTATCCCTCCTCCGGGATGGTATTTTCTCTGTCCCTCACTTGCCCTACCGATGGAAGCCACAGTTCGAAGACGCCGCCTCTTCCCTTTACTGCCCGTATCCAGCCGCCGGCGTCCTCGATGAGCTTCCTGCAGATGGACAGACCAAGGCCGGTTCCTTCCCCTCTTTTCTTCGTGGTATAGAACGGATCGAAAATCCTTTCGAGACTCGCATCCTCAATCCCCGGCCCCACGTCGGCAAGCCGGACCATGTGTCCGTCTTTATCCTTGTCCCGCGCAGGGGACATACCGATGGCGATCTCTCCTTCCCCCTCCATTGCCTGGGACGAATTCAGGCACAGGTTGACGATGACCTGGCGCAGTGCGTCCGGATCAGCGTGGACCAGGGAATCCCCGTCACCCAGGGTAAGCCGCCAACTGATTCTCCTGAAGGGCCGTTGCTCGGACAACTGGGATGTCAGGCCGGATATCAGCCCTTTAAGATCCACGGTCCCCTTTTCTCCAAGGCGGGGACGCGAGAAATCGAGGAGGCCGGCGATGATACGTTTGCACCGTTTGGCCTCATCAAGGATTACCCCCGCATACTCACCGTGCTGATTTTCCGCCTCTGATTCCTCTTTGATCAGCTCCGCATATCCGAGTATGACACCGATGGGATTATCCAGTTCGTGAGAAACACCGGCGGAAAGCTGACCTAAGGCCGCGAGCCTTTCAGACCGTACAAGCTGGGTCTGAAGGTCCCTCATCCGCAGGTTGGTGTTCTGAAGCTCGACGTTGGCCCTCTCGAGATCCTCCTGCTGTTCCCCCAGGGAGTCGACCATCCTGTTGAACTGATCCGCCAGGTTGCCCATCTCGTCGCCCCGGGGAAGGTCGATCCGGTAGTCCCTGTCTCCTCCGGCGATTTTCGCCGCTCCCTGCGAAAGGACCTTCAGGGGGCTGGTAAGCGAACGCGAAAAAACGACGGAGAGCAATGCCCCGAGCGCCATGAGCAAAAACGCTCCTACGAGCACCCCCTTGATCAGGTTGGCCTTTTTTGCCTCAAGGGAGCTGTACCCGTAAACGTAGCGAACCGCTATGGGCCTGTTCCCCCCGCGGGTATTGACCGGGGCGAGGACATCGAGGAACTTCCGTCCTCGATAGACTACCTCGTTTCTCAGGTGTTTTTTTGACCGGACCACCCCGGCCACCGCAGCCCCAATGCCGTTCCTCCAGAAATCCTCCAGACCGAGCGCCAGGTCCCTGGGAAGGGTGGAGAAAAGAGCCCTGCCGCTTTCAGTCAGGATCATGACCCCGAGGAGATCCTCGTTATGGACCGTCAGGAGGTCGATGGCCTCGGCTATCTGGGGAGTAACGGACCCGTTGAACGTCCCCCCGAAGGTTCGCAGAACATCGAGTGACGTGTACATTGCGTAGGCGGTATTCCTCTCCCTGAACTCCTTTTCCCACAGGCGGGAAGCTGTCCGCACGGTGATGGCGGCGGTCAGAAGGACGGACACTGCGATGATAATCATTGAGTAGAGGAGTATCCGGTTGGGCCAGTTAAGCTTAATCATGACCCGAAAACCCCTCTGCATCATCCAGGTGGATAAAACGGCTGAGCGCCGCCTTCAGCTCGTCCACCGCTCTCTCCCGATCGCCCCTGGATGAAAGATGGACCGCTGTAAACTCCCCATCCCCGACAAGCACCACACAGCGATGTTTGACGAAGAGGGAAGCGGTCATGAAAAACAGGAAAAATACGCACCCTGCCCAGACCCCGATCCGCGCCGGATCTTTTACGATCTGGTAGCCCACGTACGGATGCCCGAAGGGGTCCGTCCCGTAATCCGTCATGTAAAAGGATAATCCTTCGAACCTTAAGGGGTGGTTCACCTCGATATCGGCCGTGACAAGGACGGAACCATCCCGCGAGATAGCTGTTTGGGCGCTCGCCTGTTTTTCGGGAAACGCGGCGAAAGCCACCGGAACCAGAGCCAGGCCGGAGTCCCCCACTTCTTCGCCCCCCCTCACGGGAATCCGATCCCCATTGCCCTTTACCCACATGGCCTTCAGTATCTTTTTTTCCACATCGAAAGAGAGGATCCGCACCCGGCCATCAAGGCCGGGAACTTTCAGATCGCCACTTACATGGGTAGTGATAACCTTGCCCTTCCTGCCGGTTTTTGTCTCCCTGACACCGATTTTCAGGGCGACCGGATTGGGAACTTTTTTGAAATCGATGACGCTCAGGCGAAACGGAAGCGGGGCATCAGCCATGATTTTCCAGTTGAAATAGGTATCGGTAAAATCACCCACGGGAACCCTCTGCGTCCCGATAAAACCCATATAGGACCCGATCATGGCAGAGGCCATTATGACGAGAAGGCTCAGATGTCCGGCAATAGTGAATACGTATCCGGCCGCTCCCCTGGAAAAAACCTTACCGTCGGTCCCCCCTCTCCGGCGGTAGCCGGCGGCCGTAAGATCAGATACAAGGCTTTGCTCCCGGTCCCGGCCTCCGGGGATACGCAGAAGCGGACGCCTGCGCAATGCCGCATCCCCTTTCAGGGATGAGAAAATGGCGGGAAGACGGGTGACCATGCAGGAAAGCATGTTGACGGAAAGCAGAAGGAGAAGGCCCCTGAACCACCAGGAGTGGTAAATATCCATGAATGTGCCCGCAGCGGCAGCGGCAGCGAAGAGGAGCATGACGGCCAGGGTCAGCCTCAGGGAAGCGAGGCGCTTAACGAACATTTTCATTCCAGAACCACCCTCATGCCAGATATCCGTCACCCCGTGTTCCTTGACAGTATTTTGTCATCAATTGGGCAAAAAAAATAGCCCTTGTAACAGTATACCGTCAGCTGTGGGTTTTGTTACAGAGAGCCGGTTTCAGGTTGCGGCCGCCCTGTCCTCACCGCGGTTTATGACACGGATGGCCGATTCCCCGTCCAGGGGGCACTTGGTCTCGCATATCCCGCACCCGATGCACAGATCCTCGATAATCCTGGGCTGTTTGACTACCACAGGTCCATTCAGACCGTGGACGGAAGCGTTATCGAATACGATTGCCTTTCGGGGTGTTGGACAGTGTTCCTCACAGACGAGGCACTCCTCCGGCTTTATAAATGGAATGCAGGTGTTGCGGTTGATAACGGCCGTGCCAATTCTCACCTTCCTCTTAACAACCTGGTCCAGGGGTGCGATAGCCCCCGTGGGACAGACCTGGCCGCACAGGGTGCATGAATATTCGCAGTAGCCCGCCCTCGAAACCAGGCGAGGGGTCCACATCCCCTCGAGCCCGGATTCAAACAGGGTCGGCTGGAGCCCGTTTGTCAGGCAGACGCGCATGCATTCACCGCATCGCATGCACAGCGCCCGAAAGTCGGCCTCGGGCACAGCGCCGGGCGGCCGGATAAGATATGGAGGCAGGTTGCCGGACCTGGAGGTTGAACCAACCGTCAGAGGGAACACGGCCCCTATTCCCGCCCCCACGAGAAACTGCCTTCTGGAGAGGGAAACGAGGGGCAGATTATCCCCAACACCTGTGTTGCCGGAGGGATGGGTGATGAACCCATCCGGGCAGGCATCCACGCAATCATAGCAGAGGGTGCAGTCCCTTGCCCGGATAACCACCTTTTCCGCACCCTCTATGGCGCCCATGCGGCACGCAGGGGCACATTTCCCGCAGGCATTACACCCTTCACCGGCCTTCAGCCCCAGTGGAGCAATCCAGGAAAACCAGCTGAGGAGCGCACCCAGGGGGCACAGGTTTCTGCACCAGAATCTCCTCTCCAACAGTTCCAGAGCAATGATTACCCCAATGAGCCCGAGAAAAAGGGCCGTGTACCGGAACGCAGGGAGGTGAAAGGAAAGGACGTGGTCGGTGAGCCAACCGTATAACGGTTCTGTAACCGATCTGGTCGGCCCCCCCACATGGTAGGCGGCATCGAAGACCGATGAGATAAACCGTTCGAGGGGGGGCACAACACCCATGGCGAGGCTTCGGATGAGGAGAGAAATGGGATCCAGAATGCCTGTCAAGTTCAGGGAAAACAGGGAGGTCCCCAGCAGAAAGATAAGGACAAGCTCCTTTAGACGGTAGTACCTCCCCTCGGGAGCCGGCGACATGTTCCGGCTGCGCCGGCCGAAGAGGTCGAGCATGGACCCCATCGGGCAGATCCAGCCGCAGAAAAACCGTCCAAAAAGAGCGACTGCGGGCAGAAGGATAAGAAGCGGCCAGAAAAACCAGATAGCCTTTCGTCCGGCAATGATAGAGCCGATCCCCGCCAGTGGATCCAGGCGAAAAAAGGCGTTTACAGGGTAGGAAATCACATCGGCCCCGAGGTAGCGGGTGTTCATGAACAGGTAGACGAAGAACAGGCCGAAGACCCACTGGGAAAGGATGCGGGTTCGCCTCATCTCACGTTCCAGCCATCTTCACCCGGGAGAGGTCTATCTCCCCAAGCCCCATGCTGTAGCCTGCAACGATGGAGGGAATCCGGTCAGGCGCGATTCCAAAGAGGGTTGCGCCGTAAGCGTCAAGGGCCACCGGATCGGCGGCGGCGGCCACCCGGTTGAGGATCTTGACATCTTCCAGACGCCCCCCCGAGGGGCCGTTGCGCAGAAGGATGCGGCTGGCATCCAGGATGTTGAGAGCGGGCCTGATAACGGTGGACAGATCGGCCAGCTTCTGGCCGATGTTTGAGTGAATTGTCCCGCGGTTCCCCCCCAGAAGCCCCATGAGATTTTTCATGGAAAGGGTCAGTCCGCTGATGCTGTGATGTTTGGCAACAGGAACATTGATGATAACATCGGCCTCAAGGGCATAGGAGTAGATGGGCCACTGTTTTACCGCCTCTCCACGGGGGATCTTCACCATGGTGAAACGATTGTCACGTACATAATCCAGATGGACCCGCTTGGACGCCAGGCCATCCACCATCCCCCTGATGCCACTCGTCACGTAGGAACGCCTGGCATCGTTGCAGGTTCGATCCAGGATCACCACATCGTCAGCTCCCGATTCCAGACACATTTTTACTACCGCGCGAACGACCTCGGGATGGGTGTTGGCCGCCTGTTCAACCCGGCGGTCCCACCCGATATTGGGTTTGACCAGAACTTTTGAACCGGACGGAACGAAGGCGCCCATGCCTCCGAGAAGATCCACCGCCCGCACTGTGGCCTGGAACGGATCGACATCCTCGGCCACAGCCAGGACCGATTTGCCGGCGGAGACGCCCTCTCCCGCAGCCCCGGCGGCGGAAGGGATGACAAGGCCGGGGAGCGCCAGCGCAGCGAGGGTCCCCAGCATGAACTCCCTTCGGTCCAGCCTCCCCCTGCCATGGCTCATATAAGCTTCTTCTCCTTGAGAAACTCCCTGGCCACCCTGGCCGGCTTTACGGACTGTCCCTTGGCCACCAGGCTGTCGAGGAGGTGATCATCCAGGATAACCCGTGTGCCGATCTTCTCGAGAAGTCGGGGAAGCGCGGGAAATTTTTTCAGCGTGCCTTTCCTGACGACCACCGCGGCAAGGCCCATGGATTCTCCCTTGTCGGTCCGCCCCTCAAACCCAAGGGGCTTCAGCCATACAAGGTTCATCTCCTCGTCGTACCTCCTTTTCACCTGACGGAACCGCTCTGACCCGGTGAGTGAACCCGCATCGTCATTCAATCTCTTAAGAGCAGGTTCGACATAGTCCACGTAAAGATCCACCTTGTCCTTGAGGACATCCTCCATCAGTTCCTCTTTGGCCGCGTAGAACTTCACCTCAACTGTGGTTCCGGTCCTCTCGTGGATGAGGATCGAGATGATCCGGCTGACCATGCCCTGCCTTGCGTCTTCCAGCGCTCCTAATACCAGCTTGCGTCCCACACAGGCATTGACCGCTGATGGGGCTGCGAGGGCGGCAACAAGGAGGATGGCCGGCAACGCGCCAAGAACGCCATTTTTTTGCATCATCTTTCAGACCACCTTTCCAAAACGGACGGTTTTTTTCGGAGATAGGGTTCGAAAACGACCTTTCCCATTGCCGGTTCCACCCTCCCGTCGAAGATCGAGGAAACGATGTCGCTTCGATTTACCGACCCCCACCAGTTGCCGGACATGGGGATATCCCCGGTCTGCATCTCACCCAGCTTTACGTTGTAGCCCGAGTTGCCCTCAAGGACATTGTTCCTGAACTCCGTCAGACCCCGGCACTTGATCACGGCGAACACACCAACCCGGTTGCCCGAGATAACATTTCCGACGATCTTCGCCCCCGCACCCCGTTCTTCGAACCGTATCCCGTTGTCGTTGGAAACGAGATAGGAATTCTCGAGGACGACCGGCGCGGTGGAGAACCTGAACCCGTCGATGTTGTGACGGGAAACGATCCCCCTGAAGGTTCCCCGGGTGTAGTGGATCTGGACCCCGCTGAAGGCATATTCGAAAATCGCGTTTGAGACCTCGGCGCTGTGAGCATGGCTGATCATGAGGTATTTCCAGTCGGCCGGCGCGGGGTTCCTGGAGGCGGACGTGAAGATAACCGGCCTCTTCACTGTCCCGTTTACCCGGATTACGCCTTCCACCCGTATCTCCCCGTCGCCGATGCCGTCACCGTCATCGTCACGACGGATAAACCTTATGGTGGTCCCTGGATCAATTTCCAGCCGGCCTGAATCGCGAACGAGGACCACGCCGTCCACCACCACATCGCCGGACCAACGCACTGTATCCTCTATGATCTTTTCCGCCGGGAGCAAAACGGCCCCGAAGACGGGCGGGACGCCACACTCAACGACAGCAAGTGCCATACTGAGCAGAGGAAAGAGCAGCCTCATCGTCCCTGGCATCACGGTGCGAGGACCTTCCGAACGGAAATATTCAGTCCATCCACGAACTCACCCGCATCGAGCGTAACGGAATGATCGGCGGTTCCCTCGTAGAACCCGAAATATTCCCCCGGTTTCGGTGAGTCCCCGAATCCCGCCCTGGCTCCCACATAATAGATACCGGACCGGGGAAGGAAGATTTTATACCTCCCATCCCTGTCGGTCAGGGATGATATGGCATCAGGCCTGTGGTGTTCCATTCCCGGGTCAAGGTACGCGAACACGTGAAGCCCGGGGACAGGATGACCGGTTATATCCGTAATCAGCCCGGAAAAACCCGGTTCATGCCCTTCAATGCCTATGGCGTGAATATCTCTGTCACGTTTTTTTTCCGTAAGGGGAATGTGGATGGCAACCGACTCACCCCCCCGTACTTCCACGGGGTTGTAGCGATAGTACGCAAACAGATCGCCTCTGGCCATGGGCCCTGCGGTCCTTCCGGAAGCCCGGCGGCGGGCCACAAGATAGTAACGGGATTCCGGCACAAGATCGATGGCGAAAGTGCCATCCGGTCCCGTGGGGACGGACCGGATGAAGGGCATCCCCCTGAAGTTGTCCTCATCATCGAGGTAAAGGGAGATGGAAACACCTCCGGCCGGTTTGCCCTTCCACGTCACCACCCCCTTAAGCAGACCATCAAGGCCCTCTTCCGGAAGTTTACCGTATACGGGGCGTTCCCACTGGAGGAGTTCAAACCCTATCCACTGCTTCGGCTGCCCTGCGACGACAACGGGATTCCGGCCACAGTAGGACCAGAGGTTTCCCCACTCGGCAGACAGGAAGTACCGGCCCCGGGGCAGGTCCATGGTGTAGCGGCCGTCAGTATCACTGGGCACAGAGACGCCCACCGGCGCCCCCTGCAATCCGGCGTTGGAATACGCCGAGACGATCCCCCCCGATACGGGAGCGCCGTCGCTTAGGAGCCGTCCCTCAACGGCCAGCGCCCCTGCCGGCGACGCAAACAGACAGATCAACAGCCAACAGAGGAAAAAAGTCCTCCGGAAGACGTCCTTGTCAGGGGACATTGAGCTCCCCCTTTTTCCCCTTCCAGCCTGAGAGCCCCGTTCCCGCACCTGCGCCCCCAAGCCATGGGTCGTAGAAAATCTTGTCTATCCTGTATTTCTGCTCCCCGAACCCCTCATATGTAACTTCGGGCAGATCGTAACCGTCATACAACGTCGAGATATCGGCATTGGGTCCCTTGGCCTTCATTTCGTCCAGGGTAGCTGAGCTCCAGCTGTTACCCGTAGCGTCCACGCCATCCGGAAACTTCACGGGAACCTCCGCAAGTTTTGGATTTCGGCTTCCGAGCTTCGCCGCGGTTCGCATTACGTACTCTCTGGACCCCGCGCTCGATTCCCAGTTTGACGACTGAAACCTGCCGAGCTTGATGTGGATCCGATTGCGGTCCAGAAAGTTGTTCCGAAGAAGCGGATAGGACGAAAAATCCAGAAAGATCCCTACATCCGACCGGGAGATGACATTATCCCGAATTTCCGAAACATTCTTCTTGTTGAGATGAATGGCCTCCTTCATCCCCTTCAGAACGTTGTTCTTTATGATGGGCGAGGAGAACTGATTTGCGAAAACTCCAAAGCGGCCGCCGCTCATCATGTTGTTGATGATCCTGGGGGATGAGAAGGAAACAGCCAGGATTGCGGCGTCAGAATTGTCCTCAAAAAGGTTTCTCTCCACCACGGTATCGGGCCCGTTCTGATAGAGCCGCACGCCGGTCCCGTTTCCCCTGAAGATATTACCCTGTATGCCTCCCGGATATCTCTGGGAGACCTGAACCCCGATTTTGTTTTTCTCAAACCGATTGGATGTGATAGCCGGCAATCCACCGGAGGCGATTGCCACGCCGATATCGCTTTTTTCAAACAGGGATCGGTTGATAATTCCCCTGGATTTCAGCTCCACCGCGATGCCCGTGCCGTTGCCGATAAACCGGACGTCATCCACCGCCGTGCTGCCCTCCCTGACCAGGTACATGCCTTTTTTGCACTGCGTCACCGTGGAATGGGATATTTCGACCTCGGCCGCAATAACACTGATGCCCGTTATCGCCCGGGAAAGATCCAGCCCTGTTAACCTCCCTTCGCTGCCGGCGAGAAAGGTGATCCCTTTCCATCGGCCGGTCCCATCCGGCCCTATCACGACCCTTTCATGGGCGGTGCCCCGTATGTAAAGCCGGCCCTGTACGGTAAGCCCCGATCCATCCATCGCCGTAATACGACAGCCCTTCTCGAGAATAAGGGTGCCGGTCTTCGCCACGACCGTTGCCCCGGTCAGGGAATTTTCTCCATTAAGTGTGATCTCACCCGCCACCCTTCCTGGGATAGGCCCCGCAAGCGCCGTCCCCGCCGGGACCGCACATATCAGAACCAGCCAGATGGCGACAAGAACCCTGTTCATGGCCCTTTTTCCACCTTCAGGGTAATCTCCTCACCAGGTCCGGAAATCCCGACCTCAACCGGCGCCCCTTCCTCATACAGGCCATGGTACTCGCCGGAAGCTGCAGGGCCACCGAACCTCTGGCGCGCCGCAAGACTGTAGGCGCCAGCCTCGGGGACGGGCAGGACGAACCGTCCATCCGGTCCGCTGGGATCAGAAAAGAACATCGGCCGGCCGCGTACCTTCCCCGGCGGATAGGCAAAAACTCGAACATTCTCGACGGGACTGCCGTCCCCGTCCAATATCCGTCCCTCCACAGTTGGAATGGCGCTCCCGCCTTCCTCAAGCTGGCTGATCCTCGTGACGGTTTCGATGGACAGGCCGACCGATTCGCCTTCTCCCACCTCCACCGGGTTGCCTGGGTAGTAGTTGAAATAGTCCCCGATCTCCACGGGGCCGTACATCCCGCCTCTGGCCCTTTTCCTGGCGATAATGAAATATTCCCCCGGGGTTACGGATGCTCTGAAACGGCCCCCGCTTCCAACAGGGAGTGTGGCTATCCCCGGCCCCCGAAACCCCCCGGAAGAATCCTTGTAAAGGTAGAGGTAAAGTTTTTCCAAAGGTTCCCCCCTGAAGGTGATCGTCCCCTGGATGGAGGCCCTGTCGGCCTTTTTCCTCACCTCAGGTGTGTATTTGACGAGGTTGAATCCTACCGGGACCCAGCCCTCCTTTGGCACCACCACCGGGCTGCCGCTGTAGTAGCAGTAGAAGTCGCCGGATGAGGGACGTCCGTCACCTCCGGATTTATACCCTCTGGCGACGAAGGTGTATCGGCCCGGATCCAGGGGGAGTCGGTAGGTGCCGTCGGTAGCCGTTGGTTCGGAGTGGGCCACCTCGTCGGTCAGATAGCCGGATTTTCCGTCCCGGTAGGCCCGGACCACAACCCCGGGCACCAGCACTCCCCGCCACGCGGCTCGGCCATAGACTCCGGAGTCCACTGCGCGGCAGTCCCGGGGCACAAACATGAGCATCAGAATCGCTGCAAAACACCCGACGGGCAGCCACGTAAAGGACGCTCTCACCAGACCTCCCTCACAACGATGTCATAACTTTTCACCTGTCGGCCAGCCCCAAGTTCAACAGGTTTAATCCCGGATGCATCGTAGGCTCCCATGAGTTCCCCCGGTTCCACGGGACCCCCGAACCTGCTCCTGACCCCGAGGTAGTATAACCCAGGCCGCTGAGCGGCAATTTCAAACAAACCGTCGGGGCCGGTGGGCGCCGATATGGCGGCAGGTTTTCCCACCATTTTGCGATCACTGTACAGGAAGGCATGGACACCTTCCACAAGGCCCCCATCCTCATCAGTGACCAGGCCATGAATAATGATTCTGCCCTCGCCGGCCGCCCAGTGATATTTTTCCCACGCAGCTTGATCCACGTCCCTGAGCACGATGGTCCCCAGACCCGTGGCCTCGGAACCAACCTCAAGGGGATTTCCGGGATACTCCCCGATCTTGTCCTCCTTCCGGACAGTTCCCATCCCATCCCCGCCTTCAGCGAAGCGGACCTTAATGGAATAATACCCCGG
Encoded here:
- a CDS encoding substrate binding domain of ABC-type glycine betaine transport system, coding for MMQKNGVLGALPAILLVAALAAPSAVNACVGRKLVLGALEDARQGMVSRIISILIHERTGTTVEVKFYAAKEELMEDVLKDKVDLYVDYVEPALKRLNDDAGSLTGSERFRQVKRRYDEEMNLVWLKPLGFEGRTDKGESMGLAAVVVRKGTLKKFPALPRLLEKIGTRVILDDHLLDSLVAKGQSVKPARVAREFLKEKKLI
- a CDS encoding nickel uptake substrate-specific transmembrane region, which codes for MSPDKDVFRRTFFLCWLLICLFASPAGALAVEGRLLSDGAPVSGGIVSAYSNAGLQGAPVGVSVPSDTDGRYTMDLPRGRYFLSAEWGNLWSYCGRNPVVVAGQPKQWIGFELLQWERPVYGKLPEEGLDGLLKGVVTWKGKPAGGVSISLYLDDEDNFRGMPFIRSVPTGPDGTFAIDLVPESRYYLVARRRASGRTAGPMARGDLFAYYRYNPVEVRGGESVAIHIPLTEKKRDRDIHAIGIEGHEPGFSGLITDITGHPVPGLHVFAYLDPGMEHHRPDAISSLTDRDGRYKIFLPRSGIYYVGARAGFGDSPKPGEYFGFYEGTADHSVTLDAGEFVDGLNISVRKVLAP
- the yccM_3 gene encoding putative electron transport protein YccM, translated to MRRTRILSQWVFGLFFVYLFMNTRYLGADVISYPVNAFFRLDPLAGIGSIIAGRKAIWFFWPLLILLPAVALFGRFFCGWICPMGSMLDLFGRRSRNMSPAPEGRYYRLKELVLIFLLGTSLFSLNLTGILDPISLLIRSLAMGVVPPLERFISSVFDAAYHVGGPTRSVTEPLYGWLTDHVLSFHLPAFRYTALFLGLIGVIIALELLERRFWCRNLCPLGALLSWFSWIAPLGLKAGEGCNACGKCAPACRMGAIEGAEKVVIRARDCTLCYDCVDACPDGFITHPSGNTGVGDNLPLVSLSRRQFLVGAGIGAVFPLTVGSTSRSGNLPPYLIRPPGAVPEADFRALCMRCGECMRVCLTNGLQPTLFESGLEGMWTPRLVSRAGYCEYSCTLCGQVCPTGAIAPLDQVVKRKVRIGTAVINRNTCIPFIKPEECLVCEEHCPTPRKAIVFDNASVHGLNGPVVVKQPRIIEDLCIGCGICETKCPLDGESAIRVINRGEDRAAAT